A DNA window from Brenneria izadpanahii contains the following coding sequences:
- the bcsR gene encoding cellulose biosynthesis protein BcsR, protein MDDKIDYSQTVAYAGMHDDLRVLGQAFSLPKINYIDISLQTRLTQMMKRWPLLAELKESTGSR, encoded by the coding sequence ATGGATGATAAAATCGATTATTCGCAAACGGTAGCCTATGCCGGGATGCACGACGATCTGCGTGTATTAGGGCAGGCTTTTTCATTGCCGAAAATAAACTATATAGACATATCTCTCCAAACGCGGTTAACCCAAATGATGAAGCGCTGGCCCTTGCTGGCGGAGCTGAAAGAATCGACGGGGAGCCGCTGA
- the bcsQ gene encoding cellulose biosynthesis protein BcsQ, whose product MPVIVLQGVRGGVGTTSVAAGLAWALQLLGETVLAIDFSSDNLLRLHFNTPIAQSSGWARAQADGAPWRQSAMQYVPRLDFLPFGQLNQIEITALQQHCIHAPAFWRDNLAQINAQGRHRWILIDAPADNSPLARQALAAADAVLLLLTPDANCHLRLHQQELPAKRHFLINQFTPTSVLQQDLHQLWLHTLPHLLPLVIHRDEALAESLAAKQPLGEYSSLSVAAEEIVTLANWCLIHLTKEAV is encoded by the coding sequence ATGCCGGTAATCGTATTACAAGGCGTGCGGGGCGGCGTAGGAACAACGTCCGTCGCCGCGGGGCTGGCGTGGGCGTTGCAGCTATTGGGCGAAACCGTGCTTGCCATTGATTTCTCGTCGGATAATTTATTGCGCCTCCATTTTAATACGCCCATCGCGCAATCATCCGGCTGGGCGCGAGCGCAAGCGGATGGCGCGCCTTGGCGGCAAAGCGCGATGCAATATGTGCCCAGGCTTGATTTTCTGCCGTTCGGCCAGCTCAATCAGATCGAAATTACGGCGCTGCAACAGCATTGTATTCACGCCCCTGCCTTCTGGCGGGACAACCTGGCGCAGATCAACGCGCAGGGCAGGCACCGATGGATCCTGATTGACGCCCCGGCGGATAACAGCCCGCTGGCCCGCCAGGCGCTGGCCGCGGCTGACGCCGTTTTGCTGCTTCTCACGCCCGATGCGAACTGTCACTTGCGGTTACACCAGCAGGAATTGCCGGCTAAGCGCCATTTTCTGATCAACCAGTTTACCCCCACCAGCGTGTTGCAGCAGGATCTGCATCAGCTATGGCTGCATACGCTGCCACACTTGCTGCCGCTGGTTATTCACCGCGACGAGGCGCTGGCGGAATCGCTGGCGGCGAAGCAACCTCTGGGAGAATACAGCTCGCTAAGCGTTGCGGCGGAAGAGATCGTTACGCTGGCGAACTGGTGTCTGATTCATCTGACGAAAGAGGCGGTATGA
- the bcsA gene encoding UDP-forming cellulose synthase catalytic subunit, whose translation MKQILRVFLAPSAYQAARKRYAGYRGQGACAVAAFLTTLLTILGWTFLTLESDSWKQIRQAHGYWFPHISSRSPRPADLLRYLTQGIWLLIVKNGPITAPGKNRFSGWSGRLPRYINGLQGFSRHIPRADTKTERDANAPRAAKGLRKLLFAVISLLCAALALLCITQPFDLLSQFIFMLLLWGIALLVRRIPGRMPTLMMIALSLTISCRYIWWRYTTTLNWDDPLSLLCGVLLLAAETYAWVVLVLGYFQTIWPLNRAPVSLPSESEKWPTVDLLVPTYNEPLEIVKPTVYAALGMDWPQDKLNIYILDDGGRPEFSAFAAQVGIHYIARTTHEHAKAGNINHALKQARGEFVAIFDCDHVPTRSFLQLTMGWFLKDKKLAMLQTPHHFFSPDPFERNLGRFRRTPNEGTLFYGLVQDGNDMWDAAFFCGSCAILRRKALDEIGGIATDTVTEDAHTSLRLHRLNYTSAYIRIPQAAGLATESLSAHIGQRIRWARGMAQIFRLDNPLLGKGLKLGQRLCYANAMLHFLSGIPRLIFLTAPLAFLLLHAYIIFAPAQAIALYVFPHMVHASLTNSRIQGRYRHSFWSEIYETVLAWYIARPTTVALFNPHKGKFNVTAKGGLIEEQHVDWIITQPYLLLVLLNIAGLIAGIWRLCYGAPEEMMTVIISLLWVVYNMTILGGAVAVAIETKQVRQSHRVAMAMPAAVLCADGHLFPCVMNDYSDGGVGIEMREPGRLREGDDISLLLHRGRQEFAFPFKIARILGNKIGLRMMGLTTRQHIDFIQCTFARADTWALWQDGVPEDRPIESLRDVLTLGFRGYLRMTDYAPPVIRSVFVAFTTLIAWALSFTPRYVGKQPDETPPDLYTPPARL comes from the coding sequence ATGAAACAGATACTACGCGTTTTTCTCGCGCCTTCGGCCTATCAGGCGGCGCGGAAACGCTATGCCGGCTATCGCGGACAGGGCGCTTGCGCCGTTGCCGCTTTCCTGACGACGCTTCTGACGATACTTGGCTGGACGTTTCTGACGTTGGAATCCGATAGCTGGAAACAAATTCGGCAGGCTCACGGCTATTGGTTCCCGCATATATCGTCCCGAAGCCCTCGCCCCGCCGATCTGCTTCGCTATCTTACGCAGGGGATATGGCTGCTGATCGTCAAGAACGGCCCAATAACGGCGCCCGGCAAAAACCGTTTTTCCGGATGGTCCGGCCGGCTGCCGCGTTATATCAATGGGTTGCAAGGTTTTTCCCGGCATATTCCGCGCGCGGATACGAAAACAGAGCGCGACGCGAACGCCCCTCGTGCGGCAAAGGGGCTACGGAAACTGTTGTTTGCCGTAATCAGTCTGTTATGCGCCGCCCTGGCCTTACTGTGCATCACCCAACCGTTTGACCTTTTATCACAGTTTATTTTTATGCTGCTGCTTTGGGGCATTGCGCTGCTGGTGCGCCGCATTCCGGGGCGCATGCCGACGCTGATGATGATCGCGCTCTCCTTAACCATTTCCTGTCGTTATATATGGTGGCGTTATACCACGACGCTCAATTGGGACGATCCGTTGAGCCTGCTCTGCGGCGTACTGCTGCTGGCGGCGGAAACCTATGCCTGGGTCGTGCTGGTGCTGGGCTATTTTCAGACCATCTGGCCGCTTAACCGCGCCCCGGTATCCTTACCGTCGGAGAGCGAAAAATGGCCGACGGTGGATCTGTTGGTGCCGACCTATAACGAGCCGCTGGAAATCGTAAAACCAACGGTTTACGCCGCGCTGGGGATGGATTGGCCGCAGGATAAGCTCAATATCTATATCCTTGATGACGGCGGCCGCCCCGAGTTCAGCGCTTTCGCCGCACAGGTCGGGATACACTACATCGCCCGCACGACTCATGAACACGCGAAGGCCGGCAATATCAACCACGCGCTGAAACAGGCCCGAGGCGAGTTTGTCGCCATTTTCGATTGCGACCATGTGCCCACCCGTTCATTTCTGCAATTAACCATGGGATGGTTCCTTAAAGATAAAAAGCTGGCGATGTTACAAACGCCTCACCACTTTTTCTCGCCCGATCCCTTCGAGCGCAATCTTGGCCGTTTCCGCCGCACCCCCAATGAAGGCACGCTGTTCTACGGTTTGGTGCAGGATGGTAATGATATGTGGGATGCCGCCTTTTTCTGCGGCTCATGCGCCATTCTGCGCCGTAAAGCCCTGGATGAAATCGGCGGCATCGCAACCGATACCGTCACCGAAGACGCCCATACGTCATTACGGCTTCATCGGCTCAACTACACCTCCGCTTATATCCGTATCCCGCAGGCCGCCGGGCTGGCGACAGAGAGCCTGTCGGCGCACATCGGGCAACGTATCCGCTGGGCCAGGGGGATGGCGCAGATCTTCCGGCTGGATAACCCGCTGTTGGGGAAAGGTTTGAAACTGGGACAACGGCTATGTTACGCCAACGCCATGCTGCATTTTTTGTCAGGCATTCCCCGGCTGATCTTCCTTACCGCGCCGTTGGCCTTCCTGCTGCTGCACGCCTATATAATTTTCGCCCCGGCGCAGGCCATCGCTCTGTACGTTTTCCCGCATATGGTTCACGCCAGCCTGACGAATTCCCGTATTCAGGGGCGTTACCGTCACTCTTTCTGGAGTGAAATCTATGAAACCGTGCTGGCGTGGTACATCGCCAGACCCACTACCGTGGCGTTGTTCAACCCGCATAAAGGCAAATTTAACGTTACCGCCAAAGGGGGGCTGATAGAGGAGCAGCACGTCGACTGGATAATCACCCAGCCTTACCTGCTGCTGGTGCTGCTGAACATCGCCGGGCTGATAGCCGGAATATGGCGTCTGTGTTATGGCGCGCCCGAAGAAATGATGACCGTTATCATCAGCCTGCTGTGGGTTGTCTACAACATGACGATTCTCGGCGGAGCCGTAGCGGTTGCCATAGAGACGAAACAGGTGCGCCAATCGCACCGGGTGGCGATGGCGATGCCTGCCGCGGTTCTCTGTGCCGACGGCCACCTTTTCCCCTGTGTGATGAACGACTATTCCGACGGCGGCGTGGGCATAGAAATGCGGGAACCCGGACGGCTGCGGGAAGGCGACGACATTTCCCTGTTATTGCATCGCGGCCGGCAGGAGTTCGCCTTCCCTTTTAAAATCGCCAGAATCCTCGGCAATAAAATCGGCCTGCGAATGATGGGATTAACCACCAGGCAACATATTGATTTTATTCAATGCACCTTCGCACGAGCAGATACCTGGGCGTTATGGCAGGACGGCGTCCCCGAAGACCGGCCGATCGAAAGCCTGCGTGACGTACTGACGCTGGGCTTCCGTGGCTACTTACGTATGACGGATTACGCTCCCCCGGTTATACGCAGCGTCTTCGTCGCTTTCACCACCTTGATTGCCTGGGCGCTGTCGTTCACTCCGCGTTACGTCGGGAAACAGCCCGACGAAACGCCGCCAGACTTATACACGCCCCCCGCAAGGCTGTAA
- the bcsB gene encoding cellulose biosynthesis cyclic di-GMP-binding regulatory protein BcsB — MMTKKTTWFTAFALGISSLSQAAVTPTTETDLQPAVSTSIAQEIPQENHEPIRSVKLSFAQIAPSPGSISLRGTSPYGQIEFGVRGDEVVTQAALDLEFTPSPSLTPVESHLKVYLNDELMGVAAITQDRLGKPSHILMPLDPRYISDFNRVQLEFIGHYSNICESPASTSLWLDISKSSSLNLQFQALPLKNELSPFPAPFFDNRDNRPLTLPMVFAQRPDLTQQRAAAILASWFGSKAQWRGQSFPALFNQLPDRHAIVFVTNQQRPDFLHDMPPVNAPTVSIINHPDNPYTKLLLVQGRDDNDLITAVQGMVQGNILFRGQSVTVDKVEQLAPRQPYDAPNWVRTNRPMTFSELQQYEGQLQTSGTVPYPIALNLNLPPDLFLIRSQGIDMKLKYRYTAPQLKDGSRLSVHLNNQFVQAFSLVPEHDQDSLLLRLPLTQGLWDSDKNLRIPALKLGTINQLRFDFTYTTLLASGAAGRCETYTPVVNHAMIDGSSTIDFSGYRHFMSMPDLRAFVTAGYPFSRLADLSQTLVLINKQPTPSQVSTLLNALGSIGARTGYPALAMQLSDDWVQAGRQDLDILLIGSIPPELRDDEKINLLVNTAQSWVKQPTRQVAAADTDAAADDIIPDTKTTIGSDAPMSAIIGIQSPYHDQRSIVALLADSPQGYALLNNALSDDGKRAALFGSAAVIRDSGVNSLLVGDVYYVGHLPWWERLWHTLATHPVWLALISTLTVVIIAWLLWRALKIISRRRLSPAEKD; from the coding sequence ATGATGACGAAAAAAACAACCTGGTTTACCGCCTTTGCTTTAGGCATCAGTTCGTTGTCTCAGGCCGCCGTTACGCCGACCACTGAGACGGATCTCCAGCCCGCCGTGAGCACTTCCATAGCGCAGGAGATACCACAAGAAAACCATGAGCCCATACGCAGCGTGAAGCTGTCGTTCGCGCAGATTGCGCCCTCGCCGGGCTCTATTTCCCTACGCGGCACCAGTCCGTATGGGCAGATCGAATTCGGCGTACGCGGCGATGAAGTGGTCACGCAGGCGGCGCTCGATCTGGAATTCACCCCATCCCCGTCGCTGACGCCCGTGGAATCTCACCTCAAGGTTTATCTGAATGACGAACTGATGGGGGTCGCCGCCATCACCCAGGATCGGTTGGGGAAACCCAGCCATATTCTGATGCCGCTCGACCCTCGCTATATCAGCGACTTTAACCGGGTACAGCTGGAATTTATCGGCCATTATTCAAACATTTGCGAAAGCCCGGCCAGCACATCCCTATGGCTGGACATCAGCAAATCGAGTTCGCTTAACCTGCAATTCCAGGCATTGCCTCTGAAAAACGAGCTATCTCCCTTCCCGGCGCCTTTTTTTGATAACCGGGACAACCGGCCGCTGACGCTGCCGATGGTATTCGCCCAGCGGCCGGATCTGACGCAGCAGCGGGCGGCGGCGATCCTGGCATCCTGGTTCGGCAGCAAAGCCCAATGGCGCGGGCAATCATTCCCGGCGCTGTTTAACCAGTTGCCGGATCGGCACGCCATCGTGTTCGTCACCAACCAGCAACGCCCGGACTTCCTGCATGATATGCCGCCGGTCAATGCCCCGACCGTTTCCATCATCAACCATCCCGACAATCCGTATACCAAATTGCTGCTGGTACAAGGCCGGGATGACAACGATCTGATCACCGCCGTGCAAGGCATGGTGCAAGGCAACATTCTGTTCCGCGGGCAAAGCGTCACGGTGGATAAGGTTGAGCAACTGGCGCCGCGGCAGCCTTACGATGCGCCGAACTGGGTACGAACCAACCGTCCGATGACCTTTTCCGAACTCCAGCAATATGAAGGACAGCTGCAAACCAGCGGCACGGTGCCCTACCCGATTGCGCTGAACCTGAACCTGCCGCCCGACCTGTTCCTGATCCGCAGTCAGGGCATCGATATGAAGCTGAAATATCGTTATACCGCGCCGCAGCTCAAAGACGGCTCCCGCTTGAGCGTGCACCTGAATAATCAGTTTGTTCAGGCGTTCTCCCTGGTGCCGGAGCACGATCAGGATTCATTGCTGCTGCGTTTGCCGTTGACGCAGGGGTTGTGGGATTCGGATAAAAACCTGAGGATCCCGGCGTTAAAGCTGGGAACCATCAATCAACTGCGTTTCGATTTCACCTACACGACGCTCCTTGCCAGCGGCGCGGCCGGACGATGCGAAACCTATACCCCCGTCGTCAACCATGCAATGATTGACGGCAGTTCGACAATCGACTTCTCCGGTTACCGTCACTTTATGTCCATGCCGGATCTGCGCGCCTTTGTTACCGCGGGTTACCCTTTCAGCCGGCTGGCCGATTTATCGCAAACGCTGGTGCTCATCAACAAACAACCCACCCCCTCGCAGGTCAGTACGTTACTTAATGCGTTGGGAAGTATCGGCGCACGCACCGGTTACCCGGCATTGGCCATGCAACTGAGCGATGACTGGGTCCAGGCCGGCCGGCAGGATCTTGATATTTTGCTGATCGGCTCCATCCCTCCCGAACTGCGTGATGATGAAAAAATCAATCTGCTGGTGAATACGGCACAAAGCTGGGTAAAACAACCGACCCGCCAGGTCGCGGCAGCGGATACGGACGCGGCGGCCGACGACATCATACCGGACACGAAAACGACCATCGGTTCTGACGCGCCGATGTCCGCCATTATCGGCATTCAGTCTCCCTATCACGATCAGCGCAGTATCGTCGCGCTGCTGGCGGACAGCCCGCAGGGCTATGCGCTGTTGAATAATGCGTTGAGCGACGACGGCAAACGCGCCGCGCTGTTCGGCTCGGCGGCGGTTATCCGCGACTCCGGCGTCAATAGCCTGCTGGTAGGCGACGTCTATTACGTCGGCCATCTGCCCTGGTGGGAGCGACTCTGGCATACGCTGGCGACGCACCCGGTATGGCTGGCGCTCATTTCCACGCTGACCGTGGTCATCATCGCCTGGCTGTTATGGCGCGCGCTGAAGATAATCAGCCGCCGCCGTCTGTCGCCTGCTGAAAAAGATTAA